Proteins co-encoded in one Oxyura jamaicensis isolate SHBP4307 breed ruddy duck chromosome 7, BPBGC_Ojam_1.0, whole genome shotgun sequence genomic window:
- the STRADB gene encoding STE20-related kinase adapter protein beta isoform X2, whose amino-acid sequence MSCLDCSCILRTPVESLRPEKQSQSSIHECLADSELAWIPPSTGGNEMIFCSSNVSHYELQVEIGRRFNNLTSVYLARHTPTGMQVAVRITDLESCSEEHLKALQHPNVMTFWTVFTAGSWLWVISPFMAYGSARHLLKTYFPEGMSEALIGNILFGAIRGLNYMHQNGYIHRNIKASHILISGDGLVSLSGLNNLYSLVNNGQKSKVVYDFPQFSTSVLPWLSPELLRQDLSGYNMKSDIYSVGITACELANGHVPFQDMPRTQMLLQKLKGPAYCHWDINTFPHGESRMKNSQSGVDSGIGESMTRTMTSERLKIPFSNTFSPAFHNLVELCLQQDPEKRPSASSLLSHTFFKQIKEQTQSSLLSLLPPPIQNSRSEVLELPSAAAGTELGCITTNQHETDWEF is encoded by the exons ATGTCTTGTTTG GACTGTTCCTGTATTCTACGTACACCAGTTGAGTCACTCAGACCAGAAAAGCAATCTCAGAGCAGCATCCATGAATGTCTG GCTGATTCTGAACTAGCCTGGATTCCCCCATCTACAGGAGGGAATGAAATGATATTTTGTTCTTCCAATGTCTCTCACTATGAACTCCAGGTGGAAATAG GAAGGAGATTCAACAACTTAACTTCAGTCTACCTTGCACGGCATACACCTACTGGCATGCAAGTTGCTGTAAGGATCACAGACCTAGAAAGTTGCTCTGAAGAGCATTTGAAAGCCTtacag CATCCCAACGTAATGACGTTTTGGACTGTGTTTACAGCTGGTAGTTGGCTTTGGGTCATTTCTCCATTCATGGCCTATG GTTCTGCTAGACACCTACTGAAGACTTACTTTCCTGAAGGAATGAGTGAAGCTTTGATAGGGAACATTCTGTTTGGTGCAATCAGAGGATTAAATTACATGCACCAGAATGGCTACATTCACAG GAATATTAAAGCTAGCCACATCCTGATTTCAGGGGATGGACTGGTTTCTCTCTCTGGTTTAAATAATCTTTACAGTTTAGTTAACAATGGACAAAAGTCAAAGGTGGTATATGATTTCCCCCAGTTTAGTACGTCTGTACTTCCTTGGCTGAGTCCTGAACTACTGAGACAG GATTTGTCGGGATATAACATGAAGTCTGATATTTACAGTGTGGGAATCACAGCATGTGAATTAGCCAATGGACATGTTCCATTTCAAGATATGCCTCGCACTCAG ATGCTGCTGCAAAAACTGAAAGGTCCTGCATATTGTCATTGGGATATAAATACCTTCCCCCACGGGGAATCCAGGATGAAGAATTCCCAATCAGGTGTTGATTCTGGAATTGGTGAGAGTATGACACGCACAATGACCAGTGAAAGACTAAAAATTCCCTTTTCCAACACGTTTTCCCCTGCTTTCCACAACTTGGTAGAACTTTGTTTGCAACAGGACCCCGAGAAAAG gCCATCAGCGAGCAGTTTGCTTTCACATACATTCTTCAAGCAG ataaaagaacaaacacagagCTCACTCCTGTCCCTATTACCACCTCCTATTCAAAATAGTAGATCAGAGGTCTTGGAGCtaccctcagcagcagctgggactgAACTTGGATGCATTACTACAAATCAACATGAAACAGACTGGGAATTCTAA
- the STRADB gene encoding STE20-related kinase adapter protein beta isoform X1 — MSCLDCSCILRTPVESLRPEKQSQSSIHECLADSELAWIPPSTGGNEMIFCSSNVSHYELQVEIGRRFNNLTSVYLARHTPTGMQVAVRITDLESCSEEHLKALQNEVVLSHFFQHPNVMTFWTVFTAGSWLWVISPFMAYGSARHLLKTYFPEGMSEALIGNILFGAIRGLNYMHQNGYIHRNIKASHILISGDGLVSLSGLNNLYSLVNNGQKSKVVYDFPQFSTSVLPWLSPELLRQDLSGYNMKSDIYSVGITACELANGHVPFQDMPRTQMLLQKLKGPAYCHWDINTFPHGESRMKNSQSGVDSGIGESMTRTMTSERLKIPFSNTFSPAFHNLVELCLQQDPEKRPSASSLLSHTFFKQIKEQTQSSLLSLLPPPIQNSRSEVLELPSAAAGTELGCITTNQHETDWEF, encoded by the exons ATGTCTTGTTTG GACTGTTCCTGTATTCTACGTACACCAGTTGAGTCACTCAGACCAGAAAAGCAATCTCAGAGCAGCATCCATGAATGTCTG GCTGATTCTGAACTAGCCTGGATTCCCCCATCTACAGGAGGGAATGAAATGATATTTTGTTCTTCCAATGTCTCTCACTATGAACTCCAGGTGGAAATAG GAAGGAGATTCAACAACTTAACTTCAGTCTACCTTGCACGGCATACACCTACTGGCATGCAAGTTGCTGTAAGGATCACAGACCTAGAAAGTTGCTCTGAAGAGCATTTGAAAGCCTtacag AATGAGGTGGTTTTATCCCACTTTTTCCAGCATCCCAACGTAATGACGTTTTGGACTGTGTTTACAGCTGGTAGTTGGCTTTGGGTCATTTCTCCATTCATGGCCTATG GTTCTGCTAGACACCTACTGAAGACTTACTTTCCTGAAGGAATGAGTGAAGCTTTGATAGGGAACATTCTGTTTGGTGCAATCAGAGGATTAAATTACATGCACCAGAATGGCTACATTCACAG GAATATTAAAGCTAGCCACATCCTGATTTCAGGGGATGGACTGGTTTCTCTCTCTGGTTTAAATAATCTTTACAGTTTAGTTAACAATGGACAAAAGTCAAAGGTGGTATATGATTTCCCCCAGTTTAGTACGTCTGTACTTCCTTGGCTGAGTCCTGAACTACTGAGACAG GATTTGTCGGGATATAACATGAAGTCTGATATTTACAGTGTGGGAATCACAGCATGTGAATTAGCCAATGGACATGTTCCATTTCAAGATATGCCTCGCACTCAG ATGCTGCTGCAAAAACTGAAAGGTCCTGCATATTGTCATTGGGATATAAATACCTTCCCCCACGGGGAATCCAGGATGAAGAATTCCCAATCAGGTGTTGATTCTGGAATTGGTGAGAGTATGACACGCACAATGACCAGTGAAAGACTAAAAATTCCCTTTTCCAACACGTTTTCCCCTGCTTTCCACAACTTGGTAGAACTTTGTTTGCAACAGGACCCCGAGAAAAG gCCATCAGCGAGCAGTTTGCTTTCACATACATTCTTCAAGCAG ataaaagaacaaacacagagCTCACTCCTGTCCCTATTACCACCTCCTATTCAAAATAGTAGATCAGAGGTCTTGGAGCtaccctcagcagcagctgggactgAACTTGGATGCATTACTACAAATCAACATGAAACAGACTGGGAATTCTAA
- the STRADB gene encoding STE20-related kinase adapter protein beta isoform X3 — translation MIFCSSNVSHYELQVEIGRRFNNLTSVYLARHTPTGMQVAVRITDLESCSEEHLKALQNEVVLSHFFQHPNVMTFWTVFTAGSWLWVISPFMAYGSARHLLKTYFPEGMSEALIGNILFGAIRGLNYMHQNGYIHRNIKASHILISGDGLVSLSGLNNLYSLVNNGQKSKVVYDFPQFSTSVLPWLSPELLRQDLSGYNMKSDIYSVGITACELANGHVPFQDMPRTQMLLQKLKGPAYCHWDINTFPHGESRMKNSQSGVDSGIGESMTRTMTSERLKIPFSNTFSPAFHNLVELCLQQDPEKRPSASSLLSHTFFKQIKEQTQSSLLSLLPPPIQNSRSEVLELPSAAAGTELGCITTNQHETDWEF, via the exons ATGATATTTTGTTCTTCCAATGTCTCTCACTATGAACTCCAGGTGGAAATAG GAAGGAGATTCAACAACTTAACTTCAGTCTACCTTGCACGGCATACACCTACTGGCATGCAAGTTGCTGTAAGGATCACAGACCTAGAAAGTTGCTCTGAAGAGCATTTGAAAGCCTtacag AATGAGGTGGTTTTATCCCACTTTTTCCAGCATCCCAACGTAATGACGTTTTGGACTGTGTTTACAGCTGGTAGTTGGCTTTGGGTCATTTCTCCATTCATGGCCTATG GTTCTGCTAGACACCTACTGAAGACTTACTTTCCTGAAGGAATGAGTGAAGCTTTGATAGGGAACATTCTGTTTGGTGCAATCAGAGGATTAAATTACATGCACCAGAATGGCTACATTCACAG GAATATTAAAGCTAGCCACATCCTGATTTCAGGGGATGGACTGGTTTCTCTCTCTGGTTTAAATAATCTTTACAGTTTAGTTAACAATGGACAAAAGTCAAAGGTGGTATATGATTTCCCCCAGTTTAGTACGTCTGTACTTCCTTGGCTGAGTCCTGAACTACTGAGACAG GATTTGTCGGGATATAACATGAAGTCTGATATTTACAGTGTGGGAATCACAGCATGTGAATTAGCCAATGGACATGTTCCATTTCAAGATATGCCTCGCACTCAG ATGCTGCTGCAAAAACTGAAAGGTCCTGCATATTGTCATTGGGATATAAATACCTTCCCCCACGGGGAATCCAGGATGAAGAATTCCCAATCAGGTGTTGATTCTGGAATTGGTGAGAGTATGACACGCACAATGACCAGTGAAAGACTAAAAATTCCCTTTTCCAACACGTTTTCCCCTGCTTTCCACAACTTGGTAGAACTTTGTTTGCAACAGGACCCCGAGAAAAG gCCATCAGCGAGCAGTTTGCTTTCACATACATTCTTCAAGCAG ataaaagaacaaacacagagCTCACTCCTGTCCCTATTACCACCTCCTATTCAAAATAGTAGATCAGAGGTCTTGGAGCtaccctcagcagcagctgggactgAACTTGGATGCATTACTACAAATCAACATGAAACAGACTGGGAATTCTAA